One window of Vidua chalybeata isolate OUT-0048 chromosome 14, bVidCha1 merged haplotype, whole genome shotgun sequence genomic DNA carries:
- the VGLL1 gene encoding transcription cofactor vestigial-like protein 1 codes for MEETKKLSPKLSKSKDPVKTEWGSQSVVFTYFQGDINSMVDEHFSRALSNAKNPQDLSTKHKDSMSPHQWNFSSHCYKPYPSSSSTSMANSALNFSAAGVVGQCQPSSLRSRPAQPADLWPFPPAGTPSVTGSVYPHTLPDLHAADELISDRKYSSLLGLLQQERCLTSMQECTMKQHSSSSCMTGSARLQNMSQSSASGGERKASSYQGSENPSVSHATAGIQIHDRRRDLYF; via the exons atggaagaaacaaaaaagctttCCCCAAAGCTGAGTAAAAGCAAAGATCCTGTGAAAACAGAATGGGGATCTCAGAGTGTGGTGTTCACATATTTCCAAGGGGACATTAACAGCATGGTAGATGAACATTTTTCTAGAGCTCTCAGCAATGCCAAGAACCCCCAAGATCTGAGCACAAAACACAAGG ACAGCATGTCTCCGCATCAGTGGAATTTCTCTTCGCATTGTTACAAACCATATCCATCATCTTCTTCAACAAGCATGGCAAATTCTGCTCtgaatttttctgctgctggtgtggTAGGCCAGTGCCAGCCATCATCTCTGCGGAGTCgtccagctcagcctgcagacTTATGGCCCTTCCCTCCAGCTGGGACTCCCAGTGTCACCGGTTCAGTGTATCCTCACACCCTCCCTGACCTGCATGCTGCCGATGAGCTGATCTCTGACAGGAAATACAGTTCTCTTCTTGGCCTTCTGCAACAGGAAAGATGCTTAACATCCATGCAAGAATGCACCATGAAGCAACACTCAAGTTCTTCTTGTATGACTGGATCTGCGAGGTTACAAAATATGAGTCAAAGTTCAGCTTCTGGCGGAG agaggaAAGCAAGCTCTTACCAAGGTTCAGAAAATCCCAGTGTAAGCCATGCCACTGCAG GTATTCAGATTCATGACAGAAGACGAGATTTGTACTTCTAG
- the HTATSF1 gene encoding HIV Tat-specific factor 1, with the protein MSGEDGNEEFYRQLQLQQQYGAKPAEGEGESDPFTYVDPADGAAYEWDLEKKAWFPKITEDFLATYHANYGFHPHETDTSSASGTATESKQPVSSKKSGTQASTDETGQKQMDPKQKLEKRKLEPGWFHVEEDRNTNVYVTGLPPDITKDEFVQVMSKCGIIMRDPQTEEHKIKLYKDKEGNLKGDGLCCYLKRESVQLALRLLDEAEIRGYKLHVEVAKFQLKGEYDASKKKKKCKDYKKKLSQQQKQLDWRPEKKDGATRMRHERIVIIRNMFHPKDFEEDPLVLNEIREDLRTECEKFGQVKKVLVFDRHPDGVASVSFKEATEADLCKLTLNGRWFGGRQLSAETWDGVTDYQVEETAREREERLKVWESFLGDPDAKEQQTTSDSGSASSNVKLPEGNQPPEVNETPKEEANDETHKREKNGEGIHEDGAPSTDSSLAGSDGEADI; encoded by the exons ATGAGCGGCGAGGATGGAAACGAGGAGTTCTAccggcagctgcagctccagcagcagtaCGGGGCCAAGCCAGCCGAGGGCGAGGGCGAGTCCGACCCCTTTACCTACGTGGACCCGGCGGACGGGGCTGCCTACGAGTGGGACCTGGAGAAGAAAGCCTGGTTCCCCAAG ataaCAGAAGATTTCCTGGCAACCTATCATGCCAACTATGGCTTCCATCCACATGAGACAGATACTTCATCTGCTTCTGGTACAGCCACTGAAAGTAAGCAACCAGTAAGTTCTAAGAAATCAGGAACACAAGCATCAACAGATGAGACAGGACAAAAACAAATGGATCCAAAacaaaaattggaaaaaaggAAGCTAGAGCCAG GGTGGTTTCATGTTGAAGAAGACAGGAACACAAATGTTTATGTGACAG GTTTACCTCCAGACATTACGAAAGATGAATTTGTACAAGTCATGTCAAAATGTGGTATCATCATGCGAGATCCTCAGACAGAAGAACACAAGATCAAACTGTATAAAGATAAGGAAGGAAATCTTAAAGGAGATGGCCTCTGTTGTTATCTGAAG AGAGAATCAGTTCAACTTGCTTTGAGGCTTCTGGATGAAGCAGAAATCCGAGGCTATAAATTGCATGTAGAAGTTGCAAAGTTCCAGCTGAAGGGGGAGTATGATGCAagcaaaaagaagaagaaatgtaaaGACTACAAGAAGAAATTGTCGCAACAGCAGAA ACAGCTGGATTGGAGGCCGGAGAAGAAAGATGGGGCAACTCGAATGCGGCATGAACGCATCGTTATTATCAGGAATATGTTTCACCCCAAGGACTTCGAG GAGGACCCTCTAGTGCTAAATGAGATAAGAGAAGATCTGCGGACAGAATGTGAAAAGTTTGGTCAAGTAAAGAAGGTTCTCGTATTTgat AGGCACCCTGATGGCGTCGCTTCTGTGTCATTTAAAGAAGCAACAGAAGCTGATCTGTGCAAGCTGACTCTAAATGGAAGGTGGTTTGGTGGCCGTCAGCTCAGTGCTGAAACATGGGATGGTGTAACAGATTATCAG GTGGAGGAGACTgcaagagaaagggaagaaaggctCAAGGTGTGGGAGTCATTTTTAGGGGATCCTGATGCAAAGGAGCAGCAAACTACATCTGATTCGGGTTCTGCATCAAGTAATGTTAAACTGCCCGAAGGGAATCAACCTCCAGAGGTTAATGAGACACCTAAAGAGGAGGCAAATGATGAAACTCataagagggagaaaaatggtGAGGGTATTCATGAAGATGGAGCTCCATCCACAGACAGCAGCCTTGCAGGCAGTGATGGTGAAGCTGATATATAA
- the BRS3 gene encoding bombesin receptor subtype-3 — MSQLYLQSANQTLCASVAGTELKSSSDNETTNEKWTEDSFPGLEILCTIYVTYAVIISVGLLGNAILIKVFFKIKSMQTVPNIFITSLAFGDLLLLLTCVPIDATRYIVDTWLFGRIGCKLLSFIQLTSVGVSVFTLTVLSADRYRAIVKPLELQTSDALLKTCCKAGCVWIVSMIFSIPEAVFSDLYSFSNPEKNVTFEACAPYPVSEKILQEAHSLVCFLVFYIVPLAVISVYYFLIARTLYKSTSNMPAEEHSHAHKQIESRKRVAKTVLVLVALFAFCWLPNHILYLYRSFTYHTSVNASTFHLIATIFSRTLAFSNSCVNPFALYWMSKSFRQHFKKQVSCCKAAFCAKPSSAPQSSSPTRALSVTGSMHGSEISVTLLTDYSITKEEESV, encoded by the exons ATGTCTCAATTATACTTGCAATCAGCTAATCAGACTTTGTGTGCATCTGTGGCTGGTACAGAACTGAAATCAAGCTCTGATAATGAAAccacaaatgaaaaatggaCTGAAGACTCCTTTCCAGGATTAGAAATATTGTGCACCATTTATGTTACATATGCTGTGATCATTTCAGTGGGGCTCCTTGGAAATGCAATACTCATCAAAGTTTTTTTCAAGATTAAATCAATGCAGACGGTTCCCAACATCTTCATCACCAGCCTGGCATTCGGAGACCTGCTGCTTTTGTTAACGTGTGTGCCTATAGATGCAACGCGCTACATTGTGGATACCTGGCTCTTCGGAAGAATTGGGTGCAAGCTGCTGTCTTTTATCCAGTTAACATCAGTTGGAGTATCAGTGTTTACCCTGACTGTTCTCAGCGCTGACAG GTACAGAGCCATCGTTAAACCCTTGGAACTGCAAACTTCAGATGCGCTCCTGAAGACCTGCTGTAAAGCAGGCTGTGTTTGGATTGTTTCCATGATATTTTCTATCCCAGAGGCTGTTTTTTCAGATTTGTATTCTTTCAGCAATCCTGAGAAAAATGTAACTTTTGAGGCGTGTGCCCCCTATCCTGTATCTGAGAAGATTCTGCAGGAAGCTCACTCCCTGGTTTGCTTCTTAGTGTTCTATATTGTGCCCTTAGCTGTCATTTCTGTCTACTACTTTCTTATCGCCAGAACTTTATATAAAAGTACATCCAACATGCCAGCAGAAGAACACTCTCATGCCCATAAGCAG ATTGAATCCCGCAAGAGAGTTGCAAAGACAGTGCTGGTGCTTGTGGCTCTGTTTGCCTTCTGCTGGCTGCCCAACCACATCCTCTACCTGTACCGCTCTTTCACATACCACACTTCTGTCAATGCTTCCACCTTTCATCTGATAGCAACTATTTTTTCCCGCACCTTGGCCTTCAGTAATTCCTGCGTCAATCCTTTTGCTCTTTATTGGATGAGTAAAAGTTTCCgccaacattttaaaaagcaagtcTCATGCTGCAAGGCAGCATTCTGTGCAAAGCCTTCCAGTGCTCCCCAGAGCAGTTCTCCTACCAGAGCCCTGTCAGTCACAGGCAGCATGCATGGCTCAGAAATCAGTGTTACACTGCTAACAGATTATAGCATCACGAAAGAAGAGGAAAGTGTTTAG